ATTACTCAAAAATACAATTCTTAAAATTTAGATAAGTATAAAATTGATATTAAAATGAGAAAAAACATAATAATTATCATTATTTAGACTGATGACAAAGGGATAAAAATAGCCAAATCTTTAGAAAGATTTGGCTATTTTAATGCTACTTGTGTCGAATGTTGTAGAAAAACATCGAAAATCATAGAATATTTATTGAAAATATGAATAAATATCAATATAATAAGAGTAAATATTATGAATATTAAAAAGGAGAGTGATTATGAGAAGTATAAAAAGCAAATTAATATTAATTTTTTGCAGTTTAGTTGTAGTATCTACTAGTTTGATTGCGTATTTAGGTTTTGCAAAAAGCTCCAATGGTATGAATGAAGTTCAATATCAAGTATTGAAAGAGAAACTTTCAGCAGATATTAATTCAGCTAATCAATATTTAAAAAATGAATTTGGATATCTAAAACTACAAAATGAAAAATTAGTTGATAAAAATGGTGTCAGTATAGAAGAAAGATATGAATTGGTCGATACAATTTTAAAAGATTTGGGAAATGTCGCCACTATATTTGCAAAGGAAAATAATGACTTTATGAGGGTTATTACGAATATCAAGAAAGAGGATGGAAGTAGAGCGGTAGGTACTTTTTTAGGAGGGGACAGCAAGGCATATAATAGTATTATAAAAGGCAAACGATATGTAGGGGAGGCAGATATATTAGGGGAATCTTATTTGACAGCATATGACCCTATAAAGGATGCGAAAGGCCAAATTATAGGTATTTTATTTGTTGGTATTTCTATGACAGAGGTAGAAGCTCTAATTCAACATAATTTAGATGATATAAGGAATTATTTTTTACTAATAACTTTTATTGTGATTATTTTTTCTATATTAATAGCGTTTTTGGCTGGTAAACATATTACTGATCCCACTAAAATGGCAGTTTCACATATAGATACAATAGCAAATTTTGATCTTACAAAAGATATACCAAATAAATTTACTAATAAAAAAGATGAAATAGGGGCATTGGCAAGGTCGATAAAGTCTATTGAAGATAATTTACGAAATATGATTAAGAAAGTAGGAGATACATCGGAACAAGTAACATCATCATCTGAAGAATTAACTGCTACTACTCAACAGTCTTCTATAGCAGCTGAAGAAGTTGCTAAAACTATATCTGAGATAGCAGAGGGAGCAACAAACCAAGCACAGAATACTGCAGAAGGAGCTGAAAAATTAATAGAGTTAAGTGAACTAATTGAAAAGGATCAACATAAATTAAAGGAGTTGACAATGGCATCGAAAAAAGTAGAAGAATTGGCTAAAGATGGTCTAGGTGTGATGAATAATTTATCTTCAAAAACTAAGGAAAGTAGTAGAGCGGCTGATGATGTATATAATAGCATTATCAAGACTAATGAGAGTTCTACAAAGATAGATCAAGCAAGTAATCTAATAAGTGAAATAACAGAGCAAATTAATTTATTAGCTTTAAATGCAGCAATTGAAGCAGCTAGAGCTGGTGAATATGGAAAAGGGTTTGCAGTGGTAGCAGATGAAATTAGAAAGCTTGCAGAACAATCAACTCAATCAACCAAAATTATTGATGACATGGTCAATGCACTACAAGATAACTCTGATATAGCAGTAAAAACTATGGATGGTGTGGGGGCTATATTAGAAGAACAAGTGAAAAATATGAAAATTACTGAAGAAAAATATCTAGAGATTATCAAGGCAATAGAAAATACCCACAAAATTATACAGGGATTAAATGATTCAGGGCATATAATGGAGCAGAAGAAAAATGAAGTAAATGATACTATAGATGCATTATCGGCATTAGCTCAACAAAATGCAGCTGGAACAGAAGAGGTTTCTGCCTCTATGGAGGAACAATCAGCATCAATAGAAGAAATCACAAATGCCAGTGAAGGGTTAGCAAGACTTGCTCAGGCATTACAAAACTTGATTAGTAAATTTAGAATTTAAGTATTATTGTAACTATTTCTTGACAAATATATATATAAGTATTATCCTATATAACAGAATTAAAAATTAAATATTTCTATTTATCTTTTAGAACTTAGAGGTGCATTATTTAATAGTACAGCAGTGGAGTTAAGCTACGTTGAAGCTGTTGGAAAGGAGATATTGCCGAAATATACAGTTAATTGCTTTAATACTGTATATTGGTCTTGTATAGAATATATCCAAGACTGTCACAAACATTCATTTTGTGGAGCGCTATAGTTTGATAGGAGAAGAAGAGTTGTTTCTATACTTCCTTGCATAAGGAGGTTTAGTAGCGATGATATTAAATTCAAATCCTTAAGCTATTGCTTAAGGATTTTTTTATTTTTAAAACTATAAAGGAATCTATCACAGAATGCTTCTACAAAAAAATGAATAGGATATAGTAAATAGAAAAAGAGGAGGAAAAAAGATGAAAAAAAGTATTACTGTGATAACTATCATAATATGTATGTTTATTACAGGAACTGTATTTGCCGTTGACCCAGAGGTTGCTCAGGCCAATGCAGAAAAGTTTGGTTTTCTTACATTGCTTCCACCATTGGTGGCAATTATATTGGCTTTTGCAACTAAAAATGTGGTATTATCTTTATTTATTGGTGTATTTTCAGGCACATTTTTATTGGGGCTAAATGATCATGGAGTATTTGGAGCTGTTTTTTATGGAGGACTAAGCATAATTGACCAAGTATTAAACTCATTAGCAGACAAATGGAATGCTGGAATAATTCTTCAATGTCTTACTATAGGAGGACTAATAGGATTGGTTACTAAGATGGGAGGAGCTAAAGCAGTTGCAGAATCTCTATCAAAAAAGGCAAAGTCTCCCACTAGTGCACAACTTATTACATGGGTTTTAGGGTTATTTGTATTCTTTGATGATTATGCTAATTCTCTAATAGTTGGGCCAATAATGAGACCTGTGACTGATAAACTTAAAATTTCAAGGGAAAAACTGGCGTTTATAATTGATGCTACAGCAGCACCTATTGCAGGGATTGCCCTTATATCTACATGGGTAGGATATGAAATAGGCCTAATAAAGGATGCGTATGATTCAATAGGTCAAAGTGTAAATCCCTATGGTGTATTTATGTCAACTATACCCTTTAGATTTTATAATATTTTGATATTAGTATTTATAGTTACTACAGCAGTATTATTAAAAGAGTTTGGGCCTATGTACAAGGTAGAAAAAAGAGCGAGGACTACTGGAGAAGTTCTTAGGGAGGGTTCTAATCCTATGGTTTCTAAGGAAACAACAGGGATAGAACCTATAGAAGGGATTAAGCTTAGTGTTTGGAATGCAATTATTCCCATAGGAATACTGATAATATCAGCATTCTTAGGATTTTATTATAATGGATATACTGCGTTATCAGACAACCCTGAGATGATGGAAATAATTAATAATGCACCACTATCTATTGAGGCAATAAGGGAAACATTTGGTGCATCTGATGCTAGTGTAGTATTATTTCAGGCAGCACTATTGGCCAGTATAGTGGCATTAATAATGGGAGTTAAACAAAAATTATTTTCTATAGGAGATGGAATCGATACTTGGATAAATGGTATGAAATCTTTAGTGATTACAGGTGTAATATTATTATTGGCATGGTCAATATCTGGAGTAATTAAAGAATTGGGTACTGCTAAATTTATGGTATCTATATTGTCAGATACGATACCAGCATTTTTGCTTCCATCGATTATATTTGTCTTGGGATCTATAATATCCTTCGCTACAGGTACATCCTATGGAACCATGGGAATATTAATGCCTATTACTATACCTTTAGCCTTTGCCATAGTGCCAGAGCAAAGTTATATTATTATGAATGCAGGGGCAGTTTTAACTGGTGCAATATTTGGAGATCACTGTTCACCCATTTCAGATACAACTATATTGTCATCTATGGGAGCTGCCTGTGACCATATAGATCATATTAAGACTCAGTTGTTTTATGCCATAACTGTTGCTACTATATCAATAGTATTTGGATATATACCAGTTGGACTGGGAGTACCAGTTTATATAGTATTATTAATAGATTTAGTTATGATATTTGCAGTTGTGAACTTCTTTGGTAAGTCTGTAAAGGAAGACCAATTACAAAAATCTATGAGTAAGTAGTAGTGAAAAAGACCAAAGGCTATTTTATTTTGGTCTTTTTCTATTCGCGTAAAGTATAAAATATTCTGAATAAATATGATTATATTGACTTTAGGGATTACATTTTATAAAATCTTTTTATGGTTATTTAAAATTTAATAAGATTCGGATGAAAATAGCGGGAGAGGATAGTGAATCCACCGAAGAAGTGAATCTTTCAGGTATCCATTCTTGGATAGGACCGTTATTGGACGAACCTCTGGAGAGACTCTATTAGAGCACCGAAGGAGCAAGTTGGCTATGGCCAATGAAACTTTCAGGTAAAAAGGACAGGGGAATTTCAAATACAGAATAGAAATTCTATCTAGAGGTCATTATAAATATGACCTCTTTTTGTATTTTTGAGAGTTTAAGTAATTTTCAAATGAACTGTATGAAATTCCTACTAAAATCAAAATTAGGAGGCAAAAATGACAACATTAGTAAGGGTATTTGAAAAAATTGATTCTATTGTATGGGGACCACCATTATTGATTTTATTAGTTGGAACAGGGATTTATTTAAGTTTTAAATTAGGCTTTATACAGGTTATACATTTACCAAGGGCATTAAAGTATATTTTTCAAAAGAATGATGAGGATAATCAGGGAGATATATCTAGCTTTGCATCTCTATGTACTGCTCTCTCCTCAACTATAGGTACAGGAAATATAGTTGGGGTTGCTACAGCGGTGAAATTAGGAGGACCTGGAGCATTATTTTGGATGATAGTAGCAGCATTTTTTGGCATGGCTACAAAATATGCAGAGGGTTTATTGGCAGTTAAATATCGAGTTGTAGATGAAAATGGTCAGATGTCTGGTGGCCCAATGTATTATATTGAAAGGGGATTAAATAATAGCTTTTTAGCTAAGGCATTTGCTTTGTTTGGAATTGGTGTGGCTTTCTTTGGTATAGGAACATTTCCACAAGTAGAGGCAATTACAAGTTCTATGGAAATAGCATTTAGTATTCCAAAATGGTTGACAGGTAGTATATTGGTTTTATTAGTAGCATTGGTAACATTAGGAGGAATAAAGAGTATATCTAAAGTTGCCCAGCTTATAGTGCCTTTTATGGCTGTTCTCTATGTATTTGGAGTATTGTCAATCTTACTGTCTAATATTGAACTTATACCTAGTACAATTTCATTAATAATCAGGGGTGCATTTACTAAAACATCAGCAGTAGGTGGTTTTGCAGGTGCAGCAGCAATGAAAGCTGTTCAAGCAGGGATATCTAGAGGTGTTTTTTCCAATGAATCAGGACTGGGCTCGGCTCCTATAGCAGCGGCTGCTGCTAAGACTAATTCATGTGTAAGACAAGGGCTTATATCTATGACAGGAACATTTTTTGACACTATAGTAATATGCACAATGACAGGATTAACTTTAGTATTAACAGGAATGTGGAACTCTGAATATGCAGGGGCTTCCATGACTAATCAAGCATTTAGAAGTGGATTTTTTAACCCACAAATAGGGGAGTATATAATTACTATAGGATTAATATTCTTTGCCTTTACCACGATTATAGGATGGAACTATTATGGAGAAAGATGTACTGAATACTTAGTGGGAGTCAAGGGAATAAAATTTTACAAATTAATTTTTATTGTTCTCATAGGATTGGGACCATTTCTTAAGCTCAATCTTATATGGACTATAGCTGATATAGTAAATGGGCTCATGGCTATACCTAATCTTATAGGACTTATAGGACTAAAGTCAGTGATTTTGGCTGAGACAAAGTCATATTTTTCTAGGCTATAGTTTTAAAAAAGTGTTATAATGAATGTAAAAAATTTTGCAAAGGTCAAATAGGGAGGAATATTGTGAAATATTATGATGTGATAATTATTGGATCAGGACCAGCAGGACTTTTTACAGCGATAAATTGTGATGATAGTAACAGAGTTATTGTGTTAGAAAAGAATAATGTTGCAGGAAAGAAGCTTTTGCTTTCAGGGGCAGGACAGTGTAATATAACCCATGAGGGGAACGTAGAAGATTTTGTAAAACATTATGGTGAACATGGAAGATTTTTAAAAAATGCATTGTATAGATTTAATAATAATGATTTATTAGATTTTTTTAGAAAAAGAAAACTTGAATTTATATCTAATGATGAGGGAAAAGTATTTCCCAATACCCTTAAAGCATCGGATGTTTTGGATATCTTGATTAAAGAGTGCAATAAAAGGGGTGTAGAAATTAATTATAATTTTTGTGTAACAGATATATCATATAATGAAGAAGACAAAATATTTAATGTAAAAAGCAAGGGGAAAAAATATAAATCTTCCAATTTAGTAATTGCTACTGGGGGTAATTCATATTCTTATACTGGTTCTACAGGAGATGGATATACACTTGCATCTAAACTTGGACATAGGATAGAGGAACCTCTGCCGGCATTGACGCCTTTATATATTAAAGATTATCCCTTTGGAGATTTGTCAGGGATATCCTTTGAAGATATACCTATATATTTGTGGCGAAATAATAAAAAGATTAAGGAAACAATGGGAGATATATTGCTAACCCATAAGCATATATCAGGACCAGGGATATTAAATTTTTCTAGATATGTAAATCCCAATGATGTAATAAAGATAAATTTTATTGGTCAAAAAAACATAGAAGGATTTAGAAAGGAATTTATAAAAGATATTCAATCTAATGGTAAACTTCTTATAAAGACTTTACTGAAAAACTATTCTATACCTAAAAGGTTCATAGATGAGATTCTTAAAATTATTGGTATAGATGAAAAAATAACCTGCGCCAATTTGAATAAAAAGCTCAGAAATAGATTAGTGATGATGCTTACAGAATATCCTATGACTGTGGAGAGATTAGGAGAATTTAATATGGCAATGGTTACAAAAGGAGGAGTTTCAATTAGGGAAATAAATACCAAGACTATGGAGTCCAAAATAGTAGATGGATTATATTTTGTAGGAGAAGTTATAGATATAGATGGAGATACTGGAGGATATAATATTCAAGCAGCATTTTCTACAGCATTTGTTGCTGGAAATACAATATAAGCTTAATGACGAAGGTATAAATACAGTTAGTAGTTCGTAGTTAGTAGCTATTAGTTGATGGTGGAAATCCTATGGATTTCATCATTAACTATTAACTACTAACTTTTTTATGTCTTTTGAAATTAAAAAAATGCATGGTTTATGTAGATTATACAAATACTTATATAAAATGAATATTTATAAAGGGTGGATATAATGTTTAATCGAAAGAAAACAGAGTTTGACAAATACAATTTAGACAAATATTCTTTGTTTAAATCTATTGAAATGAATATACAAATACTTAAAGATATATTTAATCATGATGATACCATAATCTTTAGACATTTTGGAAACAAGACTGACAAAAAATTAAAATATTGTATCGTATTTATTAAAGGGATGGTAGATAAGGATATGATACATGAAAGTATAATAAGGCCTATTTTAAGAAATTCAATATTAGGAAAAGAAAAAAATACAATAGAAAGCATGGAAAATCATGTAATCACTTCAGACAACATAAAAAAGACTAAATACATAGATAAAGTGGTTAATTCAATAATTAGTGGAAATACAGTACTTTTATATGAAGGTGTACAAGAGGCATTAATAATAGAAACTATGGGATGGGAAAGTAGAGATATACAAGAGTCTGAAGTAGAAAAGTCTTTGAGGGGACCAAGGGAAGGTTTTACAGAATCTATAATCAAAAATTTAACTATGATAAGAAGAAGAATAAAGACACCTGATTTGAAGTTTAGGTTTAGAACCCTTGGATTAAGAACAAAAACTGAATGTTGTATATGTTATATTGAGGGAATAGTTAATGAAAAAATATTAAAGGAATTAAATAAAAGACTTGATAAGCTCGAAATAGATGGCTTATTGGATTCAGGATATATTGAAGAATTGATAAAAGATGCACCTTTCTCTCCATTTAGAACTATAGGAGATACTGAACGACCCGATGTTGTTGCAGGTAAAATATTGGAAGGGCGTATTGCATTATTGTTGGATGGTACTCCAGTAGCGTTGACATTGCCATATATTTTTTTAGAATATTTTCAATCTCAAGATGATTATTATACCAATTTCTATTTTTCATCAATTAACAGGTTGTTAAGGATATTATCATTTATTCTTACAATTAGTGTGCCAGCTATATACACGTCATTAATAACTTTTCATCAAGAGATGATACCTACCTCTTTGATATTGACTGTTTCTGCTTCGAGACAAGGGATACCATTTCCTACAATACTGGAGGTGTTTGCTTTATTACTTGTATTTGAAGCATTAAGGGAAACAGGGATTCGTATGCCCACATTTATAGGTCAGGCCCTTAGTATAGTTGGGGCATTGGTATTAGGGCAAGCAGCTGTAGAGGCTAGATTTGTCAGTGCACCTATGGTAATAATTGTAGCGTTTGCAGGGATAACGGGGCTTATGATTCCAAAGATTAAAGGAGCTGTGGTTTTATTAAGGGTAATATTTTTATTGTTATCATCATTTTTAGGTTTATATGGTTTCATTTTTGGAGTTGCAGGATTATTAATTCATCTATGCAGTATTTATTCCTTTGGGATACCTTATATGTCATATATAAGTACGTTAAAGATTAGTGAATTGAAGGATACAGCCATAAGAATGCCCAGATGGTATATGGAATATAGACCAAAGCTTATAGCAGATAGGAATTTCAAAAGGCAAAATAATGGGGGGAAAGGCTATGATAAATAAGAAGGTGATGATACTTTGCATATTTTGCATATTAAATATATTCATATTAAATGGCTGCTGGAGTTATAGAGAAATGGATAAGCTTGCAATTGTCGGAGGTATGGCAATAGATAAAGGGAAAAATGATAATTATTTAATAACAGCAGAAATAGTAGATTTGGAAACCGATGGCGGAGAGGTAAAAGTAAAGTCGAAAAAGATACGAATGGAAGGAGAATCTGTATTTGATGCAATAAGAAATATAATTAAAATTTCAGCAAAAAAATTATATTGGGCCCATACTAAAGCTGTTATAGTGAGTAAAGACATTGCAAAAGAGGACATAACACAAGTAATTGATTTGATAAATAGGGATGCAGAGATTAGACTTTCATTAAATATTCTAGTTTCCAAAGAAGAGACTGCTAGAGAGCTACTTTCACAGCAAAGTGTAACTACAGAGATAAGAACCTTTGAAATTGAAGAAGTGTTTAAAGGTCAAAAAAGCTTAGGAAAATCTCCAGATGTAGATGTAAGTGATTTTATTAACGCCCTATCTGGTGAAGGTATCTCAGCAGTACTACCCAGCATATCAGTTGTAACTAATGAAGGTCAAAGGACATCAAGTTTATCAGGCACAGCAGTTTTTAAAAGGGATAAATTAGTAGATTTTTTAGATGGTGAAGAGACAAAATCCTATTTGTTTATAATAGATAAAATAAACAGTGGATTGATTATATATAAATACCCTTCCAAAGTTAATACGGATAAAATTACATTAGAAATATTAGAAAATAAAACTAAAATGGAGCCCCAGTATAAAGATAATAATTTAATTATGAATATAAATATAAATACAAAAGTAGCTGTTGGGGAGCAAGGGACAGATAGAAATTATGTCCATAAAGATGGTTTAGAAACTATAAAGAATGGTGTACAGAGGGTACAAAAGAAAAAAATAGAAGAATTAATAAGAAAAGTTCAAATGGAGTATAATGCAGATATTTTTGGGTTTGGAAAGACTATTAAAGAAGAAATGCCTAATTTGTGGAAGGAAATAGGTAGTGAGTGGGATGAACTATTTAGGACAGTAGATACTAAAGTGAGTGTATCCATGGATATAAAAAACAGTGGACTTTCTCCAAAGGTTATAGAAGTAGGTGATTAATTATGATATTAATGCTTATTATGTGTTCATCTATTTATATCTTTTTTGTATTTGTAGATTTAATACCTATTTATAGATCTGGCAAATATAAGTTATTTTCAGTATATACTTTGATGTTGACAGTATCATATGTAATTAGAGTATTGATAAGTATAGGAATAAAGATACCTAGTCCTGTAGAACCAATAAAGAAAATAGTTATTTCTATTTTTAATATATAGAAATATTGATTTTGTTATAGGAAAGTGGGAGATACATGAATAAAGAAAATATTGCTAGTAAGCAAGGTATAGCAATTATGATTTTGTTTATAATTGGAAGCACATTAGTTTTAGGTGTAGGGGGAAAAGCTAAACAGGATATATGGATAGCTGTTATATTGGCTATGTTGGGAGCTTTGATTATAACTTCAGTATATGCAAGAATTTTACATCTTTTCCCTGGAAAAAATTTGTATTCTATAGTAGAAATTTTGTTTGGAAGTATATTAGGTAAAATAATTTCCATATTCTATATTTTTTATGTTATTCATTTAGGAGCTTTGGTTTTCAGGAATTTTTCTGAATTTATTCATATAGTATCTTTAATAGAGACTCCCCAGTTTGTTCTCGTTATGACTATGGGCATTACCAGTATTTGGTTTACAAGAAAGGGTATAGAGGTATTAGGAAGGTGGTCTCTTTTAATTCTTCCCATTGTGGTATTTATAATTATATCTCTAATTACATTGTCTACACCTAAAATGGATATCAATAATTTGAAGCCAATATTATATGAAGGGATTAAACCAGTAATAGATGGTAGTTTTTCTATATTTACATTTCCATTTGCAGAAACTATTGTATTTACAATGATTTTAAGTTCTTTAAAAAATACTGATGATGTATTTAAGGTATATAGATATGGCATAGTGATATCAGGATTACTTATATTGATAGTATATACAAGAAATATCCTTGTCCTTGGAGTAGAAACTGACAGTGCATTGTATTTTCCATCGTATTCGGCTGTTAGTTTAATAAAGGTAGGAGACTTTATTCAAAGAATTGAAGTATTAATATCTGTTATATTTTTATTTTCAGGATTAATTAAGATAAGCATATGTATATATGGAGCAAGTATAGGCATAGCAAACTTATTTAATTTTGCTGACTTCAAATTATTAATTCCTCCAGTAGCATTAATAACAATGAATTTATCATGCTTTATATATGATGATGTCATGGAAATGTTTTTTTGGTCATCAAATATTTATAAATATTATGCTATTCCATTTCAGATAGTATTACCAATGATTATTTTAATTATTGCGGAAATAAAGAAGGGATTTTTTTCTTCTTCCAAAAAAGACAGAAACTGATATAATTAGTGTAAAAGGGAGGGATTTTATTGTTGAGAAAAATATTTTTACTAGGAATATCAATAATTATCATGACAACATTAGCAACAATGGGTTTTTTATTTTTTATGCCAGTAGAGCCACAAAATGTAGCAATGGCTTATTCACCAGGGGAAACTAATATAGTAATGGAAGACGAATTTATACATACGGATGTCTACCCTATAATTGATGGAGAGAAAATTTTTATACCATTAGATATTTTCAAAAAATATATACACGAAGATATTAGATTTGACGAACAGAAAAGATTGTTATATTTGAACATAGAAGAGCCCCAATTTGAATTGGAAACAGAAGAATTAACTGAAAGATTAGATAATGGAGTTAACTTAACTATGCTTGTAAGAAATCTTTCAGATAATTATTATGTAGAGTTATCAGGATATGAAAAAATATTCAATATAGAGATTACATATATTGAAAAAAATAATATTGTAATTATAGATAAAGTTAAAGAAAAAGAATTGATTGGAACAATTGATAGAAAAACGTACTTAAGACCTGAAAAATCTTCTTTTAGCTTTAAATTAGACAAGCTTAGAAGTGGTGACAAAGTAAAGGTATTTGAACAGGAAAATAAATGGTCTAAAGTAAGGACTGAAGAAGGCTATATAGGGTATGTGAAATCTAGAGATTTAGATGTAGAAAAATTAGATATGGATTTAGATGTAAGGCTAAATACTGTAAGAGAAGATTGGAATCCAACAGGAAAGATTAACTTTGCATGGGAATATGTATATAGATATACTCCTGATATATCTGAAGAAGATGCTATAGAAGGATTAGATGTAGTGTCTCCAACGTGGTTTTCCATAATAGATGATAAAGGAACTATAGAAAATAAAGTGGATTATAATTATA
Above is a genomic segment from Clostridiisalibacter paucivorans DSM 22131 containing:
- a CDS encoding glycosyl hydrolase family 18 protein, translated to MLRKIFLLGISIIIMTTLATMGFLFFMPVEPQNVAMAYSPGETNIVMEDEFIHTDVYPIIDGEKIFIPLDIFKKYIHEDIRFDEQKRLLYLNIEEPQFELETEELTERLDNGVNLTMLVRNLSDNYYVELSGYEKIFNIEITYIEKNNIVIIDKVKEKELIGTIDRKTYLRPEKSSFSFKLDKLRSGDKVKVFEQENKWSKVRTEEGYIGYVKSRDLDVEKLDMDLDVRLNTVREDWNPTGKINFAWEYVYRYTPDISEEDAIEGLDVVSPTWFSIIDDKGTIENKVDYNYIMDAHDKGYKVWALMDNSFDKDLTKKVLSSEEAQNNVINQILVYTSMYNIDGINLDFENVYYEDKDRLTQFVDKLTKALKKQNLVVSMDFTIPSSSLNWSKFYDRERISEIVDYCMVMTYDEHWASSPKSGSVASIGWVESGIEKTLRYVPKEKLLLGIPFYTREWEETRDEKGNIDIKSSALSMKTVDERIIENNLVPKWLNEEGQYYVEYTKDNKRYRIWIEDQNSIGLKAQLVHEYDLAGAASWRKGFEKEGIWTVLKTVIKDKNKIVRQ